A stretch of the Glutamicibacter sp. JL.03c genome encodes the following:
- the katG gene encoding catalase/peroxidase HPI, protein MSETTAGQCPVVGNAGLVHPTQGNANTAWWPNKLNLKILAKNQEATNPLDADFDYIKAFEALDLAAVKADLAELMTKSYDWWPADFGHYGPFLIRMAWHSAGTYRSHDGRGGGSAGQQRFAPLNSWPDNVNLDKARRLLWPVKKKYGQSISWADLFILAGNVALEDMGFKTFGFAGGREDVWEPDDDVYWGPEKVWLDSERYTGARNLEAPLAAVQMGLIYVNPEGPDGVADPLASAIDIRETFRRMGMDDEETVALIAGGHTFGKTHGASAESHKSGDPEAAPLEMQGLGWKSDFGTGHGDDTIGSGLEVTWTYHPTRWDNEFFHILFAYEWELFHSEAGAQQWRPKDNGGADMVPMAHNPSVRREPRMLTSDLALRVDPAYEKISREFKDNQEKFADAFARAWFKLTHRDMGPKSRYFGPEVPAEDLLWQDPLPAAPETTLGAAEVSALKDLIKNSGLSVQQLVSTAWKAAATFRSSDKRGGANGGRIRLEPQVSWSVNQPEQLKPVIAKLEEIVDTFNATSAVKTSFADVVVLAGNVGVELGAAAGGQQIEVPFTPGRVDATQEQTDVEQFAWLEPVADGFRNYDSGFLNLPSEYLLLDRANLLGLTAPETTVLLGGLRVLGNNWDGSNTGVFTETPGALTNDFYANLLELGLEWTPDAEEKTYATTDGRWVGSRVDLVFGSNSELRALAEVYASDDAKEKFVKDFAAAWAKLMDADRFELRK, encoded by the coding sequence ATGTCTGAGACGACAGCAGGACAATGCCCAGTAGTGGGAAATGCCGGACTGGTACACCCTACTCAGGGCAACGCCAACACCGCATGGTGGCCTAACAAGCTGAATCTGAAGATTCTCGCAAAGAATCAGGAAGCCACTAATCCCCTGGATGCGGACTTCGATTACATCAAGGCCTTCGAAGCCCTGGACCTGGCAGCAGTGAAAGCCGACCTTGCCGAGCTGATGACCAAGTCCTACGACTGGTGGCCAGCCGACTTCGGCCATTACGGCCCCTTCCTGATTCGCATGGCGTGGCACTCCGCCGGCACCTACCGCTCGCACGACGGCCGCGGTGGCGGCTCCGCCGGCCAGCAGCGTTTCGCGCCGTTGAACTCGTGGCCGGATAACGTCAACCTGGACAAGGCCCGTCGCCTGCTGTGGCCTGTGAAGAAGAAGTACGGCCAGTCCATCTCCTGGGCCGACCTGTTCATCCTCGCCGGCAACGTGGCTCTGGAAGACATGGGCTTCAAGACCTTCGGCTTCGCCGGCGGTCGCGAGGACGTTTGGGAGCCAGATGACGATGTCTACTGGGGCCCTGAGAAGGTCTGGCTGGATAGCGAACGCTACACCGGCGCCCGTAACCTCGAAGCACCTCTGGCAGCAGTCCAGATGGGCCTGATCTACGTGAACCCAGAAGGCCCGGACGGCGTTGCTGACCCGCTGGCCTCGGCAATCGATATCCGCGAAACCTTCCGCCGCATGGGCATGGACGACGAAGAAACCGTCGCCCTGATTGCCGGTGGCCACACCTTCGGCAAGACCCACGGCGCCAGCGCCGAGTCCCACAAGAGCGGCGACCCGGAAGCAGCTCCACTGGAAATGCAGGGCCTTGGCTGGAAGTCCGACTTCGGCACCGGCCACGGTGATGACACCATCGGCTCCGGTCTGGAAGTTACCTGGACCTACCACCCGACCCGTTGGGACAACGAGTTCTTCCATATCCTCTTCGCTTACGAGTGGGAGTTGTTCCACTCCGAAGCCGGCGCACAGCAGTGGCGTCCGAAGGACAATGGCGGAGCCGACATGGTCCCGATGGCGCACAACCCATCGGTTCGCCGCGAACCACGCATGCTCACCAGCGACCTGGCACTGCGCGTAGATCCTGCTTACGAGAAGATCTCCCGCGAGTTCAAGGACAATCAGGAGAAGTTCGCTGATGCCTTCGCTCGCGCTTGGTTCAAGCTCACCCACCGCGACATGGGCCCGAAGTCCCGCTACTTCGGTCCAGAGGTTCCGGCAGAAGATCTGCTGTGGCAGGATCCGCTGCCAGCCGCCCCGGAGACCACCCTGGGCGCTGCAGAGGTTTCCGCCCTCAAGGACCTGATCAAGAACTCCGGCCTGTCGGTACAGCAGCTGGTTTCCACCGCCTGGAAGGCTGCGGCAACTTTCCGCAGCTCGGACAAGCGCGGCGGTGCCAACGGCGGCCGCATCCGACTTGAGCCGCAGGTTTCCTGGAGCGTGAACCAGCCAGAGCAGCTGAAGCCAGTCATTGCCAAGCTTGAAGAAATCGTTGACACCTTCAACGCCACCTCTGCAGTGAAGACCTCCTTCGCTGACGTTGTGGTTCTGGCTGGCAACGTAGGTGTTGAGCTGGGCGCTGCCGCTGGCGGCCAGCAGATCGAGGTTCCTTTCACCCCAGGTCGCGTTGACGCAACCCAGGAGCAGACCGACGTTGAGCAGTTCGCATGGCTGGAGCCAGTAGCTGACGGCTTCCGCAACTACGACTCGGGCTTCTTGAACCTGCCTTCCGAGTACCTGTTGCTGGACCGCGCCAACCTATTGGGCCTGACCGCGCCAGAGACCACCGTGCTGCTCGGCGGCCTGCGCGTACTGGGCAATAACTGGGACGGTTCGAACACCGGCGTGTTCACCGAGACCCCAGGCGCACTGACCAACGACTTCTACGCCAACCTGCTGGAACTGGGCCTGGAGTGGACCCCGGATGCAGAAGAGAAGACCTACGCAACCACTGACGGCCGCTGGGTCGGCAGCCGCGTAGACCTGGTCTTCGGCTCGAACTCCGAGCTGCGCGCACTGGCCGAGGTTTACGCTTCGGACGACGCCAAGGAGAAGTTCGTCAAGGACTTCGCCGCAGCATGGGCCAAGCTCATGGATGCGGACCGCTTCGAGCTGCGCAAGTAA
- the dapA gene encoding 4-hydroxy-tetrahydrodipicolinate synthase, with amino-acid sequence MSVNLHGILTALVAPFASDGTLDEQGLKNLVERSIAGGVNGLVTCGSTGEFSAMTHEERKRVVEVVVQAAAGRVPVVAQTGATTAREAIELTRHAEQVGADVVMIVTPYYEPISEEETVDYLKTVAASVALPVMLYNIPPATGINLDPALVERLVTEIPNVRYIKDSSGNMEQALQLIHHLGDKIETYIGWDVLSLAGLLEGAAGIVAGAANVVPRELADVYAAVKDNDLAKARALWNQVYPVIDGLLTEPFIPAIKAALKIQGQDFGQPRLPIHPASEETTERIKNLLGQLAERAVSAKN; translated from the coding sequence ATGTCTGTCAATCTTCATGGAATCCTCACTGCACTTGTCGCTCCATTTGCCAGCGACGGCACATTGGATGAGCAAGGCCTCAAGAATCTCGTGGAACGCAGCATTGCCGGTGGCGTGAATGGGCTGGTGACCTGTGGCTCCACCGGTGAATTCAGCGCAATGACGCACGAGGAACGGAAGCGTGTCGTCGAAGTTGTCGTCCAAGCGGCTGCTGGGCGCGTCCCGGTAGTCGCGCAGACGGGAGCCACTACGGCTCGCGAGGCCATCGAGCTGACTCGCCACGCCGAACAGGTGGGCGCAGATGTGGTCATGATCGTGACTCCGTATTACGAGCCGATCAGCGAGGAAGAAACAGTTGACTACCTCAAGACCGTCGCCGCTTCAGTGGCCTTGCCGGTCATGCTGTACAACATTCCACCAGCCACCGGCATCAACCTCGACCCTGCCCTGGTGGAACGACTTGTCACTGAAATTCCAAACGTCCGCTACATCAAGGACTCCAGCGGAAACATGGAACAGGCATTGCAGCTGATTCATCATCTGGGGGACAAAATTGAAACCTACATCGGCTGGGATGTCTTGTCCCTTGCAGGGCTGCTGGAAGGTGCCGCTGGAATCGTCGCTGGCGCTGCCAACGTGGTGCCTCGCGAGCTTGCTGACGTTTACGCGGCGGTGAAAGACAATGATCTGGCTAAGGCTCGCGCCTTGTGGAACCAGGTCTATCCAGTCATTGATGGCCTGCTCACCGAACCATTTATCCCAGCCATCAAGGCAGCTCTCAAGATTCAGGGGCAAGACTTCGGCCAGCCACGCCTGCCAATCCATCCTGCCAGTGAAGAAACGACTGAACGCATCAAGAACTTGCTAGGACAGCTGGCCGAACGTGCGGTTTCGGCGAAGAACTAA
- a CDS encoding Fur family transcriptional regulator, whose protein sequence is MTSMDGIERVLKAASMRVTQPRVAVLAAVAAHPHADTETIISAVHDEHPTVSHQAVYDSLKLFTSLGVIRQIQPQGHIARYETRVGDNHHHVVCRQCGSLADVDCAVGGAPCLHASDDHGFKIDEAEVIYWGTCPECQAKNLGG, encoded by the coding sequence ATGACATCCATGGACGGGATTGAGCGAGTGCTCAAGGCGGCTTCAATGCGAGTCACTCAGCCACGCGTTGCTGTGCTCGCTGCGGTTGCCGCGCACCCGCACGCGGACACCGAAACCATTATTTCGGCGGTCCACGATGAGCACCCTACGGTGTCGCACCAAGCGGTCTACGATTCGCTCAAGCTTTTCACCAGCTTGGGCGTCATCCGCCAGATCCAGCCTCAAGGCCACATAGCACGCTACGAAACCCGCGTCGGCGACAACCACCATCACGTGGTCTGCCGTCAATGCGGCAGCTTGGCAGACGTCGACTGCGCTGTCGGTGGTGCGCCTTGCCTGCATGCTTCAGATGATCACGGCTTCAAGATTGATGAGGCTGAAGTCATCTATTGGGGCACCTGCCCCGAGTGCCAGGCCAAGAATCTGGGCGGGTAG
- a CDS encoding aminobutyraldehyde dehydrogenase, whose translation METKSTVEVRRSGQERPTPSLPQAALFINGEFIAGENAETFTVINPSTEENIIDVPRASAQDVDRAVVAAHQAFASWGRTLPAERATVLLNIAQRMEQERTQLIELESLNTGKPQAVAEDDVDSAIDSFRFMAGALRAGTTLAAGEYAKDHTSVIIREPLGVIGAVTPWNYPLLMGVWKIAPILAAGNTLVIKPSETTPLTTLKFAELTADLLPAGVFNVLTGRGAVVGDRLASHPQVAMIALTGSVGSGQSVAAAAADSVKRVHLELGGKAPAVVFEDADIDATVAGLRNGGFWNAGQECGAACRVLVHESIAEVFTSKLADAVSSLVVGEPGAGDEVEIGPLISHAHYSRVLEHLKLAEQEGNEFVTGGQALPTKGYFIEPTVIKASQGATCTQQEIFGPVISVETFSSEEEAIIRANEVPFGLAASVWTKDAQRSHYVASRLDAGTVWVNAHLVLATEMPWGGFKGSGYGRDLSAYALDDYSRTKHVMHNMSR comes from the coding sequence ATGGAAACCAAAAGCACAGTGGAAGTTCGTCGAAGCGGGCAAGAACGTCCAACTCCCTCTTTGCCTCAGGCGGCCCTCTTTATTAACGGAGAATTTATCGCCGGTGAGAATGCCGAGACGTTCACGGTCATCAACCCGAGCACCGAAGAGAACATTATTGATGTTCCTCGCGCCAGTGCCCAAGACGTTGATCGTGCCGTTGTCGCAGCACACCAAGCATTCGCAAGCTGGGGCCGCACCCTTCCAGCTGAACGCGCGACGGTACTTCTCAATATTGCCCAGCGCATGGAGCAAGAACGCACACAGTTAATAGAGCTCGAATCGCTCAATACCGGTAAGCCTCAAGCAGTAGCCGAGGATGACGTAGATTCGGCAATTGACTCCTTCCGCTTTATGGCTGGAGCATTGCGCGCAGGCACCACCTTGGCGGCCGGCGAATACGCAAAAGACCACACCTCCGTGATCATCCGCGAACCTTTGGGAGTTATCGGTGCGGTGACTCCATGGAACTACCCACTACTCATGGGCGTCTGGAAAATCGCGCCTATTCTTGCAGCGGGGAACACCTTGGTCATCAAACCCTCGGAAACGACGCCACTGACCACGCTCAAGTTCGCAGAACTGACTGCAGACCTCTTACCAGCAGGTGTCTTTAACGTTTTGACGGGTCGTGGAGCGGTTGTCGGAGACCGGCTTGCATCGCATCCACAAGTTGCGATGATCGCGTTGACGGGTTCGGTGGGTAGCGGCCAATCGGTAGCCGCTGCCGCAGCGGATTCGGTGAAAAGGGTCCATCTGGAATTGGGCGGCAAAGCACCCGCTGTGGTCTTTGAGGACGCGGATATTGATGCGACGGTTGCAGGGCTACGGAACGGCGGTTTCTGGAATGCCGGCCAGGAATGCGGTGCAGCTTGCCGTGTACTGGTGCATGAGTCCATCGCCGAAGTCTTCACCTCGAAGTTGGCTGACGCGGTTTCCAGCCTGGTTGTGGGGGAGCCGGGCGCAGGAGACGAGGTGGAAATCGGTCCGCTGATTTCCCACGCTCATTACTCGCGCGTATTGGAACATCTGAAACTTGCTGAGCAAGAAGGCAATGAATTTGTCACCGGCGGACAAGCATTACCAACCAAGGGATACTTCATCGAGCCCACGGTCATCAAGGCATCGCAGGGAGCAACATGCACTCAGCAAGAGATCTTTGGCCCGGTGATTTCGGTAGAAACCTTCAGCAGCGAGGAAGAAGCCATTATTCGCGCCAATGAAGTTCCTTTCGGCCTCGCCGCGTCGGTGTGGACCAAGGATGCTCAGCGTAGCCACTATGTGGCTTCACGCCTCGACGCCGGGACCGTGTGGGTCAACGCGCACCTGGTTCTGGCCACCGAGATGCCATGGGGTGGTTTTAAGGGATCGGGGTACGGCCGAGATCTATCTGCCTATGCCTTGGATGACTATTCGAGAACCAAACACGTCATGCACAACATGTCCCGCTAA
- a CDS encoding GntR family transcriptional regulator, translating into MTLSKLEPGALIADQVFDAIHQGITNGDLAAGQRLRIRDLADQLGTSVMPVRDAIRRLEESGLVETIPYRGAVVRAFTARELLNVYAVRRILEVEAAKLGVAHVGKSEMAVLKDQYDSMKAALAAGDLAACLAFDEKFLSTIYLASGNPVLHESIERLWIQCRAYKLIGARRAVAEGKSRLLWEFQSKLLKAVKAQDAELIAELTDQSILAAMERIRQALPATTQN; encoded by the coding sequence ATGACCTTGAGCAAACTCGAACCAGGTGCCCTGATCGCCGATCAGGTATTCGACGCGATCCATCAGGGAATCACCAACGGTGATCTCGCGGCGGGGCAACGCCTCCGGATCAGGGATCTGGCCGATCAGCTTGGCACCAGTGTCATGCCGGTTCGCGACGCGATTCGCCGTTTGGAAGAGAGTGGACTTGTTGAGACCATTCCATACCGCGGGGCAGTGGTGCGCGCCTTTACCGCGCGCGAATTGCTCAATGTGTACGCCGTACGCAGGATCCTGGAGGTCGAAGCTGCCAAGCTCGGCGTAGCGCACGTAGGCAAGTCCGAGATGGCGGTCCTGAAGGACCAGTACGATTCAATGAAGGCCGCGCTGGCGGCAGGCGATTTGGCAGCATGTCTCGCGTTTGACGAGAAGTTCCTGAGTACCATTTACCTGGCCTCCGGGAATCCGGTATTGCATGAGTCTATTGAACGCCTGTGGATTCAATGCCGTGCCTATAAGCTGATCGGCGCCCGACGCGCAGTGGCCGAAGGCAAGTCGCGACTGCTCTGGGAGTTCCAGTCGAAGCTTCTTAAAGCAGTCAAGGCCCAGGATGCAGAACTGATAGCCGAGCTTACGGACCAGTCCATTTTGGCTGCGATGGAACGAATCCGTCAGGCGCTACCCGCAACCACGCAGAACTAG